GCCGAGGTCCGTCACCTCGCCCAGCGCAGCGCGGAAGCCGCCAAGCAGATCAAGGGCCTGATCACCGCCAGCGGCGAGCGCGTGGAGTCCGGCGCCAAGCTCGTCGGCGATACCGGCGACGCCATGCGCGACATCGTCACCAGCGTGAAGCGCGTGACCGACATCATCGGAGAGATCTCCACCGCCTCGCGCGAGCAGTCGCAGGGCGTCACCCGCATCAACGGCGCCGTCGCGCAGCTCGACCAGGGCACGCAGCAGAACGCCGCGCTGGTCGAGGAAAGCACCGCCGCCGCGGAGAGCCTGCGGGAGCAGGCGCATCGGCTGGTGGCGCAGGTCGGGCAGTTCAGGGTCTGATCCGCGAGGCGGAGGTACTTCCACCGCCGCTGGCCCTCACCCCTGCCCTCTCCCGCAAGCTGTATGGACCGAGGACATGGGTGACAGGTGTGCCAGGACATGGGTAACAGGTCAGGTCCAGGTTAGTCAGCCTGGCACAGGTCAATCATGCGTACTTTTTGATGGCAGAAGAAGACATCGAAGCTGCCATCAAGATCCAGGTGAGGTCGTAGGGCTACAGGCTGGCCGATGAGGCCTCTGCCGACGCGGTAGGTGTTGCCTTTGAAGGCGATCCGTCCACCGTATCCGACCCGGCGCACGATGGCGCCATCGCCATATTCGACGGGCCGCAAAGAGCTTGGCATCGAGCGCGGGCTGGCCGCGTAGCGGCTGGCTGGCGTGTCCATGCCCAGCGCTTGATGCGGGCGCTTGGCGTTGTACAGATGCCGCCACTGGATGAAGTGGTGCTGGGCATCGTCCAGGTCCTTGAAGTGCCGACTGGCCAGCAACTCGGCTTTCAGGGTGCGATGGAATCGCTCGTCCTTGCCGTTGGTCTGAGGATGCATCGGTCGGCTGTGGCTCAACCGCACTCCCAAGCGAATCAGCCAGACGCCCAGCTCGGTGAGTGCTCCGCGCGTCGGCGAGCCCCAGGGCGGACCGTTGTCGGCGTTGATGCGCTCAGGCAGCCCATAGCGCTCAAAGGCGCGCTGCAGCACCGGCTGCACGGACTCTAGCCGCTCGTTACTCAGCGCTTGCAGCACGATGTTGAAGCGCGAGTGATCGTCCAGCACGGTCAGCGGATGGCAGCGCTCAGTGTCGGTGGCGAAGTGGCCCTTGAAGTCCATCTGCCACAGTGCATTGGGCGTCTCGTGCTCGAAGCGCTGCCATGCCGTCGCGGCCTGGCTTGCTGCCGGGTCGATCAGGCCGTTTCGGCGCAGCACCCAGTTGGCTGTGCTGGCTGCTACGTGCACACCATGATCGCGCGCCAGCACCTTCGCGATCTTGCGACCGCCCCAAGCAGAACATTCGGCCCGCACTGCAAGCACCTGCGCCTGCAGCTGTTCGGGCGTACGAGTCGGCGAGGTGTGTGGTCGCCGAGATCGATCCTCGAGATCGTCTCGGCTGAGCCACTTGTAGCCTGTCTTGCGGCTGATCCCGCTGCGTCGACATAGCTCGCTGATATTGGCGCCAGGCTGTCGGGCCAGTCGAACAAATTCCTCTCGTTGATCCTTCACGGTGTCTTGGCTCCAGGGCAACTTCGTCCTCCCGCTGACTAGGCGGGAAAAGTGTCACCCATGTCCTGGCACGCCTGTTACCTATGTCCTCGGTCCATACAGCAAGCGGGAGAGGGAGCCACCCCGGCGCCCTGCCTACCTCTTCGCGCCAGCGAGAGGCCGCCCTTCTTACTCCCTCTCCCGCTTGCGGGAGAGGGTTGGGGTGAGGGCCAGCGGCGGTGGCAGTACTGAAGCCCTTAGACCAGCACGCGCTCGATGCCCCCGTTGTTGGCCTTGGCCACGTACTCGGGCATCCAGTTCTCCCCGAGGATCTTGCGGGCCATCTCGACGACGATGTAGTCCGCCTCGAGCAGGCCGTTCTGCATGTCGTCGCCGTAGCGGCTGAGACCTTGCAGGCAAGACGGGCAGCTGGTGAGGATCTTGAGGTTCTCGTCGGCGCCGACCTTGCCGGTGTCGCGCAGCTGCGTCTCCGCCTTGCGCAGTTCCTCTTCCTTGCGGAAGCGGACCTGCGTCGACACATCCGGCCGCGTGACGCCCAGCGTGCCGCTCTCGCCGCAGCAGCGTTCGCTCTTCATGACCTCGGGCCCGACCAGCGCCTTCACCGTCTTCATCGGCTCCTGGAGCTTCATCGGCGAGTGGCAGGGGTCGTGATAGAGGTAGGCCTGCTTGGTGTCGAGCTTGATCCCCTTCTCGAGCAGGTACTCGTGGATGTCGATGATGCGGCAGCCGGGGAAGATGTCCTCGAACTTGTAGCCCTGCAGCTGGTCGTAGCAGGTGCCGCAGCTGACCACCACCGTCTTGATGTCGAGGTAGTTCAGCGTGTTGGCCACGCGATGGAACAGCACCCGGTTGTCGGTGATGATCTTCTCGGCCTTGTCGAACTGGCCCGACCCGCGCTGCGGGTAGCCGCAGCACAGGTAGCCCGGCGGCAGCACGGTCTGCACGCCGGCATGCCAGAGCATGGCCTGCGTCGCCAGGCCGACCTGGCTGAACAGCCGCTCCGAACCGCAGCCCGGGAAGTAGAAGACCGCCTCCGCTTCCGCCGAGGTCTTCTGCGGATTGCGGATGATGGGGACGTAGTCCTTGTCCTCGATGTCGAGCAGCGCGCGCGCCGTCTTCTTCGGCAAGCCACCCGGCAACTTCTTGTTGATGAAGTGGATGACCTGTTCCTTGATCGGCGCGGTCCCCACCGTCGCCCGCGGCGCCGCGGTCTGCTTGCGCGCGACGCGCTTGAGCAGGCTGTTGGCGATGCGCTGGGCCTTGAAGCCGACGCCGACCATCGCCGCGCGGGCGATCTTGATCGTCTCCGGATTGGTCGCGTTGAGCATCAGCATCGCCGCCGCGTTGCCGGGACGGAAGCTCTTCTTGCCCATCTTGCGCAACAGGTTGCGCATGTTCATCGTGACGTCGCCGAAGTCGATCTTCACCGGGCACGGATTCAGGCACTTGTGGCAGACCGTGCAGTGGTCGGCGACGTCCTCGAACTCTTCCCAGTGCTTGATCGACACGCCGCGGCGCGTCTGCTCTTCGTAGAGGAAGGCCTCCACCAGCAGCGAGGTCGCGAGGATCTTGTTGCGCGGGCTGTAGAGCAGGTTGGCGCGCGGCACATGCGTCGCGCACACCGGCTTGCACTTGCCGCAGCGCAGGCAGTCCTTGATGGACTCGCTGATCGCGCCGATGTCGCTCTGCTGCATGATCAGCGACTCGTGCCCCATCAGCCCGAAGCTGGGCGTGTAGGCGTTGGTCAGGTCGGCGAAGGTGGTCTGGCCGCCCAGGCCGCCGGTCCCGGGCCGCAGCAGCTTGCCCTTGTTGAAGCGACCTTCCGGATCGATGCGCGCCTTGTAGCCGGCGAAACCCGCCAGTTCCTCATCGGTGAGGAACTCGAGCTTGGTGATGCCGATGCCGTGCTCGCCCGAGATCACGCCGTCCAGCGAGCGGGCCAGCGTCATGATGCGTGCGACGGCCTCGTGCGCGGTCTGCAGCATCTCGTAGTTGTCCGAGTTCACCGGGATGTTGGTGTGCACGTTGCCGTCGCCGGCATGCATGTGCAGCGCCACCCAGACGCGGCCGCGCAGCACCTCCTTGTGGATGCGCTTGCACTCCGCCAGGATGGGCGCGAAGGCCCCGCCCGCGAACACGTCCTGCAGCGGCTTCAGGATCTGGCGCTTCCAGCTGGCGCGCAGGGTGTAGTCCTGCAGTTGCTCGAAGTAGGAACGATCGCCCTCACGAGGAAGGTCCAGTTCCTGCATCCACGTGCGCCATTGCAGGCCGGTCTCGTCCAGCAGCGCCAGTGCCTGCGCCACGCGATCCTCGAGCAGCTCGGCGCTCGGGATCTCGCCGGCGTCGTCGCCCTTGCCCAGCGGCAGGTGGCCGTCGGCGAAGAAGGTGCGCAACGCGTCGATCAGCGCCAGCTTGTTGCGCAGCGACAGCTCGATGTTGATGCGCTCGATGCCCAGCGTGTACTCGCCCATGCGGGGCAGCGGGATCACGACGTCCTCGTTCACCTTGAACGCGTTCGTGTGCTTGGAGATCGCCGCCGTGCGCTTGCGGTCCAGCCAGAACTTCTTGCGCGCATCGGCGCTGACCGCGACGAAACCTTCGCCCGAACGGCCGTTGGCCAGGCGCACCACCTCGCTGGTGGCGCGCGCGACTTCATCGGCGTCGTCACCGACGATGTCGCCGATCAGCACCATCTTCGGCAGCCCGCCGCGCTTGCTCTTGGTCGCGTAGCCGACGGCCTTCAGGTAGCGGTCGTCCAGATGTTCGAGGCCGGCCAGGATCGCTCCATTCGGCTTCTTCATCTCGCCGAACATGAAGTCCTTGATGTCGACGATCGACGGCACGCAGTCCTTCGGATTGCCGAAGAACTCCAGGCAGACCGTGCGCACGTGCGCCGGCATGCGGTGCACGATCCAGCGCGCGCTGGTGATCAGGCCGTCGCAACCTTCCTTCTGGATGCCCGGCAGTCCCGCGAGGAACTTGTCCGTCACGTCCTTGCCCAGGCCCTCCTTGCGGAAGGTGCGGCCGGGGATGTCCAACCGTTCGGTGCGCTCCAGCGTCT
This genomic stretch from Mitsuaria sp. 7 harbors:
- a CDS encoding IS481 family transposase, with amino-acid sequence MPWSQDTVKDQREEFVRLARQPGANISELCRRSGISRKTGYKWLSRDDLEDRSRRPHTSPTRTPEQLQAQVLAVRAECSAWGGRKIAKVLARDHGVHVAASTANWVLRRNGLIDPAASQAATAWQRFEHETPNALWQMDFKGHFATDTERCHPLTVLDDHSRFNIVLQALSNERLESVQPVLQRAFERYGLPERINADNGPPWGSPTRGALTELGVWLIRLGVRLSHSRPMHPQTNGKDERFHRTLKAELLASRHFKDLDDAQHHFIQWRHLYNAKRPHQALGMDTPASRYAASPRSMPSSLRPVEYGDGAIVRRVGYGGRIAFKGNTYRVGRGLIGQPVALRPHLDLDGSFDVFFCHQKVRMIDLCQAD
- a CDS encoding FAD/FMN-binding oxidoreductase: MNAPHLLMPADPAMAGDLSQPHAPAARLREIPYNYTSFSDREIVLRLLGARAWELLDQLRTERQTGRSARMLYEVLGDIWVVQRNPYLQDDLLDNPKRREALIGALRHRLGEVQRRRHPEDDAKRDAWVGELLTAAEAAVAAFSHQFEQVAELRKRAVKVFAKITAKDNVKFDGLSRVSHVTDATDWRVEYPFVVLTPDTEAEMAALVAGCFELGLTVIPRGGGTGYTGGAVPLVWNSAVINTEKLEAMRGVEMQRLPGLDREVPTIWTEAGVVTQRVSDLAELHGFVFAVDPTSAEASCVGGNVAMNAGGKKAVLWGTALDNLASWRMVTPDAKWLEVVRVNHNLGKIHDVEVASFDLHYYDATGKTLERTERLDIPGRTFRKEGLGKDVTDKFLAGLPGIQKEGCDGLITSARWIVHRMPAHVRTVCLEFFGNPKDCVPSIVDIKDFMFGEMKKPNGAILAGLEHLDDRYLKAVGYATKSKRGGLPKMVLIGDIVGDDADEVARATSEVVRLANGRSGEGFVAVSADARKKFWLDRKRTAAISKHTNAFKVNEDVVIPLPRMGEYTLGIERINIELSLRNKLALIDALRTFFADGHLPLGKGDDAGEIPSAELLEDRVAQALALLDETGLQWRTWMQELDLPREGDRSYFEQLQDYTLRASWKRQILKPLQDVFAGGAFAPILAECKRIHKEVLRGRVWVALHMHAGDGNVHTNIPVNSDNYEMLQTAHEAVARIMTLARSLDGVISGEHGIGITKLEFLTDEELAGFAGYKARIDPEGRFNKGKLLRPGTGGLGGQTTFADLTNAYTPSFGLMGHESLIMQQSDIGAISESIKDCLRCGKCKPVCATHVPRANLLYSPRNKILATSLLVEAFLYEEQTRRGVSIKHWEEFEDVADHCTVCHKCLNPCPVKIDFGDVTMNMRNLLRKMGKKSFRPGNAAAMLMLNATNPETIKIARAAMVGVGFKAQRIANSLLKRVARKQTAAPRATVGTAPIKEQVIHFINKKLPGGLPKKTARALLDIEDKDYVPIIRNPQKTSAEAEAVFYFPGCGSERLFSQVGLATQAMLWHAGVQTVLPPGYLCCGYPQRGSGQFDKAEKIITDNRVLFHRVANTLNYLDIKTVVVSCGTCYDQLQGYKFEDIFPGCRIIDIHEYLLEKGIKLDTKQAYLYHDPCHSPMKLQEPMKTVKALVGPEVMKSERCCGESGTLGVTRPDVSTQVRFRKEEELRKAETQLRDTGKVGADENLKILTSCPSCLQGLSRYGDDMQNGLLEADYIVVEMARKILGENWMPEYVAKANNGGIERVLV